The genomic segment AAGTTTCTGGTGAAGTTTCTTGGATTATATTGTCCTTATGCGTTGGATTTGTGTGGGAACTCTTGTCACTGATGGAATTTCGGGGCATTATTGGATTGAAATTATATAGTTTCTAACTGATTCTTGAATCTGTTTTTCTAAATATCTGCACTTGATGCAAGGTTTTGCACAGAATTTGAAGCTTGGGAAATTTATAGCGAATTTGTTTCATTCCTTTTGTCTTTATAAGAGATTAGATGAATAGATGGATAAGAAGTCAAACTATTTAGTTTGGAAATTAATTTATTGATTTATCACACTAAGCTATTCATTAAGGATGGTGACTTGGAGATTGAAACTCTGTACAACTTAATCCATCCGAGCTATATTCAGTTTTGCTCAGAAAATAAACCTTCTTAAACAACCATGGATCTTGCAAGAAGGTTTGTACTCCATAACACTACTGTAGTATAGACTCTATAATTTTCCTCtttaactttcccatgtttccaTTGATAACTTGAGTCTTCAGGTCCTCTATGTCCTTCAGTGATCGGTCTATATTCAGTCACCAGAAGCAGTTACCGAGTTTCGCCAAACTTTGGGAGAAAATAGGGTTGATATCTTTGTAATTGCAGAGTTGAAGAGTGTGCTCTTCTTTTGTTCACACTGGTTATTGTACATTATGTTTCTATTAATACATTTTTTAGTAGCATTGCCTCTCTTcacatcaaaaaagaaaagaaaaagaaagagagaaaaaaaagaagcttggTGGCAAACCCTGGAAACAAAAACAGCTCCATTATCATTTATATGTGGAgattggtgtttttttttttttttactaaagtGGACGATTCATACAGATCTAATACGAAGATTGGTGCACTTCACACCACAATAGTATAGCATCGTATATGTTTATGATATATTGTTTGGAGCTgctatttttttggttttttggttTACCATAACTACATGCTCTATCATTACTCAGGGAAAAGATTGCATGTATGTTTTGAAGGTTAGATTGACTAATGACAACCCTTTCATATAATGAAATTTCCATGTACTTTGGTCTCCTAGTTGACCACCTTCCTCCTTGAACCCTCGCAAGAAATAAGTTTAACACCAACCTGCAGGTGAACGTGATGTGGGCAAGCACCGCATAGCTAATAAATATCTTCCATCTATTGAGATTGTAAGGACTCCTTATTGCTACAGCTCTAGAGCATTTGCACTTTAATAGGCCAGAATAGTAGCACCATTGTCATTCCACTCTAGAAGGTGCAAGGATATTGATCTTTACCTCTCATCCAAGATTTAAATAGTAGAACTTGCAGTGAAAAATTACAATTATCATTACAAAGCATGGGATTCATCGAACTTGAATGGTTGAAACTTGAAACTTGAGTATAGCCATGTTACTCTTCATCGACTACATGCATCATATCATTTCATGGAACAAACAGCCAATGAAATTCGATAATTATTTATTCAGATAGTGATGAATATTTCTCCACTGCATTATTGCACCTTAAGATGACACTAGTTATTGCACCATGTGGCTTTGCTTTCAGTGGGCATGACATTTTGGATTGTAGAATAATGGATGTGTACTTGCAATGAGCGAAACATGGTGGCTCTTTGCTTGCTAGCTCAAGAACAGCACAACACAGGCAATGCTTTATGGTGACTCTCCAAGTCTGTGAtcttatgatattatttttttcttcagaaGCCCTTCACAGAATCAGATCTTCTTTACTCATAGTTGTTTGCTGTTTTCTTGGTTTCTATTTCAGTAGATTACTATGGGACCAAACAAATTCCCCCCTCATGCTTCATGTGTCCTCTTACATTTCCCTCCACCAAAGCAATTCTAGGATGAACATGTACTCAAAGCAATTCTCTCCCATCCATTCAAGCTTTTGCCTAAACTGAAGGGACATTTGCAAGAACAAATTAGCAAGTGCAGGCCATAGCAATTCCTTCAAAGTTGAATCTAAAGATGAAATGTAGCCATTTGGTAAATGGCTGCATTTAGCTTTCTTCCATCCTGCCATCAAAAACAAAGCCTGAAGGTTTAGCTTTATAAACTAGTTGCATAAGAAGGCACCCCATGCCTAAACTAGTGGAAACATAGTTTAGAACCTTTCTTTATTAGATAAATTAGTGAAGGCATAAGCTGCACATTGGAGCaaaaatattatgaaaaaaatGCACACAGCACTTGACACCCACCAAAACTTCATGAAGAATATGATGTTAATATTTCACAAGGcacaatcaaattgtccatCAAACTTCAAACCTTGCAATTATTAAAATAAGATATAGctacaaaaatattattttggtaATAATCTATGAGAGAGAATTGGTGGGTGGATGAAAACCAAAAGGACTcgctatcttctttttttttaaaaaaaaaaaggaagccaATTTTCATGGCTAGAGATCTGCGTCAACTGAGCGAATAATCCATCTAGTATTTAATTTCGACAGCTACAATTTCTCTTCCTTATCTCTTAGtcccaaaatttttaatttcaaagccagtaggaatccacgatagccattactctctctctctctctctctctctctcaccaaaCTACATTATAATTACTGAGGGTAAATGACATTGGGATGAAATTCttctcaagatttttttttccttaaaaccCTATTTTTTTCACCccaagggattttttttttttttttcaagatcaTTGGAAATAAATGGCCGATAAATTCGCAGATTCTCGTTATTTCCTCTTAACatctttctttgtaaaagctccGAATTTTGTGATTTTCCTCTGAAAAATCTCAAGTAGTTTCTACATTCTCGTCTTGTTTGGGATTTTCTGGTTTTTTCTTCGTTAATTCTCAGAATGTGTCAGTCTGGAAAAATATAGAATTAACCACAGttgttctatcttttcccacAAAAATTCCATTTTGATCCATTTCAACTTCCCTTTGAGCTATAAAATCCCCCCTTTGGTCAGTTTTTCTAGCGTTTCTGGCGGTATTTTTTGGGATTGGTTGGGTCTTTTCTTCGTTTCGTAATCAAGATCTCATCTTTCCTGTTCCTGACGCAATCTCCTGTTCTTAGGTAGGTTTTCATCCTAAGTTGCAAGCTTTGTTTCCCTCAAAACATTTGCAAACTTGCTTCGCCTCGTCATTTTCTTCGATGGGTAATGGGTTGGCGTGCATGCGCATAAAGGACTTGAGAGGTGGCTTTGGATCTCAGAGCAAGAGGAATTCCTCTCGGAGGAAGATGGCGGCCCAAGAGGAGTTGCTTCTCCGCCAGGCTCTGTCAACGGCAAGCAACCGGCAACATTCCCAGCGCTTCGATGGTTCGATGTCTCGCCGGACCGGGTCCTTGAGCTCCCGCAGGCGGACACTATCGGATCCATTCTCCAATGGGAAGCAGGTCAGCTCCCAAAGTTCACTTTACGAGTTTTCAGTTCTCATTGTCTCAATTCTGATTTCCGATTTTCGAATCAACTTGAAAGCCTAATCATGACATTCctttttgtttgcatgataaAGATGGCAGCTTTATAGTTTTTGTTATATAAATGAGTCAATTATAAAGGTAAAAGTTAAAGTATTTTGGTTTAACATTAAATTGGTGccttctttttcattcatattttctGTCCGCAAGACCATGTTCAGAATCCTCACTAAACTGTAGAATGAGGTTGTCATGTGTATGAACAAAttgtttctttgatttgtttaattctccAAGCACGGACATTGGATCAACTAAGTTGTAAAATATTTGGAGGTAAGTAGCCTTGATGTTGCTCTTCAGAATTCAGTAGCCTTCATGATGTTCATTACTTGTTCCTTTGGTTGAAATCAGTCATTTGTCTGAAATAGGTCTGAAGATTAAAATTTGGGTGCTCTAGGCATATGACTATATTAGATCTGCCCAATGCTCCATTATTTTGAGGTCAGTGGATATGTGATTTACAAATTTCGCTTGGAAAACCCGAAAATGAAAAAGATGACCTCTTAAATGTAAGAGGGTTATGAGATCTTAATCAATATGCTATCTCCACCAGCCTTGTGACTCTTTCTAAGTTCATTTATTATCCCAAATAGGTTCATATTAGTGTATTTCGAAGTGGTGTTTATCCTTATTTTGTTGGTCATATACCATAATTCAATTTGGAGTAATCGGCATAAGGTAAAAGAAACAGCCTTTTCTTGTCTTAGAAAAGAGCATCTGTTTCTAAAGATCAAAATAAgccaaaaattatatttctcCAATACATTTGCATCAAAATTACCTAATGTATCACTGGTTTGTGCTGGCTTAAGCACCATTAAGTCAAGGCAAACCTTCTGATGTGGTTCACTTGTATCTAGCTGCTATTTTCCTTTGCATAGAGTATTTCTTTGGAGAAGTTGATATTTGTATTACACTGTTGCTTTGTTCCCTAAATCATTTTTGTCCCCAAATACTGCAAGTAGCGAAAAGGATGGAAACAGGATTGGATGTATTGGGAAGGGGTAATGGGCTTTGAAGGCCAGAAGCCTCTTTAGATTCTGCGAAATATGTACCTTTAATCTGCCTCGAGGATCAGACATCTCCTGGGTTCTTTACTATCTTGGTGGATGCACTGGAGACAAAGAATCAAAAAGCAAATGAGCCCTGGATTGGATTCTTTGGTCATTGTTCTCCGTCGGTAAATCTGGCTGGTGTGCAATCAACAGATTTTCACTCGTAAAATGAAGATTATACCTGAGGTCACAGTGCAGATCAAACATTCCTTTGCTGAATGGTGTAGCATGCGATGGGGAACAAAGCTACCTCTCATCAACTTGCAGTTTCCTTGTTAAATTCCTAAAGCCTCCTCTCCTTTCCACCTCCCCACTCTCTCTTGCTTTTTCCCCTGTTCACCTCTATGTaccctcttctttcttcattaACTCAATGAATTTGGGTGGCCTTGCCTCCCAtttattcaaataaaaaaaaaaaagaaacatgtaCTTTTAACTGTTTAGGCAATGTGTAAATTTGTGCTACAATGATGACATAAACATAAATGGTGCTTAATTACTGGTGCTGTTAAGACTAATATGATGCTTTAGCAAATAGATTGGCTCCCGAATACCAGAGTACTTCAAACAACCAAGATCTATACCATGTGCCCTCTTATTTCTAAAACCTGAAAGTTGTTTTTGTCAATAAAATACCAATGCTCTACAAATCCAGCTTATAATGATACAGTTTCTGAAGTGGATAAATGAAGCAAAGTGAAAGTCTAAGTAAACgaactgaaattttggtgcAATACCAAGTAACTCCTTTAAAATGCAGCCTTGGTTTTACCAAATGGTATATAACATACTCCCTTTTGAAGAATTCTGGTGTCTTTAGTTTCACTTGCTGCTTTCCTGCCCAAACTTTAGAACAAACTTGCTTGCATCGAGTTGATTATATTTGGAAATCGTAATCACAAAACTAGTATTATATGACATTGGAACAGATAATCTTGTGCAACTGTCATGCGGCTCATTCCTGATATGCCCTATGACTAATCCTGATTGTGTCCAGGAACATTGTAACTTCAGACTCCTGCAAGAAGCAGGAAAGATCAGTTCTGGAAAAAAGATACCTACTTAATGGATGAACCAGGACAAATAGTAGAAGGCCTCCTTTACAAGAGCTATGGGATTAATTGATTAAGGATACAAACATCTGGAGCCCATGTTTTTGTGTGAAAACTGTGGTAGAAAGAGGATACAAGAGTGACTCTAATATCTCTCAGTACTTCCACCATAGGTTCCACAGTTGATTTTTCAAAGATCAGCTTCATAATAAATTTAGATAAACATTCAGGCTGATATGTACGCTATTTCGTTTAGCTTGCACCTAAGTACCATATGAGGTATCAATTTTTCTAGAGTCAATATCTGGAATTCATTTTGACAGGCTGGCAAGTCCTGTGTACCTTTTTACTATTTGCTTCTAGTCCTGACTCCACCTATAGATATTCTATCtcttacagaaaatattttgatgTTTCAGTGTGATAATTATATTTGATTTTCACACATTAATCTATGATCTTTATCTTCCCATCACCTGATCTTCTTACggaatttcttctcttttttccccTTCATTGTGCTCTCTGGTAGGGTTGTTCTACTAGTTCCTGTAAACAGGACATGTTCCTGCTGTGAATAACTGGTTTTTTTATTAACAACTGATCTATTTCCTAGATTTATGTATTTGCATAAAAAATTGCCATACTTAATTGATTTCTCATCCTTGAAAACTATTCTCCAGGTTCCAATTTATCTGGAGAACATTGAAACAAGGAAATTTGTTCTAGTACATGGAGAAGGATTTGGAGCATGGTGCTGGTATAAGACTATTTCCCTGCTAGAGGAAGTAGGGTTGACAGCGGTTGCTTTGGATCTTGCTGGGTCTGGGATAGACAATACAGACATTAACAGCATAACAACTATGGCTGACTATGCGAAACCTCTCATTGATTACCTACACGGACTTCCTGATGATGAAAAGGTGGAAAAAACTTTCAAGTTATTATAACTGTTATGCTTATGCACCTCTTCATTGTTTAATAATCATGTTTCTTGATAATATCTTGACCAGTTAAGCTTTACAGGTTATCTTGGTTGGTCACAGCTGTGGAGGTGCAATCATTTCATACGCACTCGAGCTTCACCCGAAGAAGATATCAAAAGCAGTGTTTCTGAGTGCAACAATGGTACTGGATGGGCAGAGACCTTTTGATGCGTTTGCTGAACAAGTCCGTATTTTACGTTAGTACTTTTATTTCTTTCTGGGCATGTgcaggattttatttttctaattttataatGGTCAATAAATTAGGGGTAGCCTTTCCTGAAATCCCTAAACCTCCCAACTCTTTGTGAATGTGGTGTTTAATCCAGTCTCTTCACACAACATGAAGAGGTTTCATCAGCAAGCCAGCTGGCACCTTCTTTTCGCATCCACTCATGATTTTATCTCTATCATCTATTTTAAAtcttagaaaatataaaatcagCATAtgtaaatctaaataatatgatGTTAAACTTGTAAATGAGATAGTTCTTTAGTTTTACATGCACATGTAATTGCCGCCCTGCAAACCTGTTTACTGATACACCACCTAATCAGCAAGCCTCCTTTTGTGTTGCTATCTCAAGCTTATTGTGCATATTTAATCTTAG from the Phoenix dactylifera cultivar Barhee BC4 chromosome 14, palm_55x_up_171113_PBpolish2nd_filt_p, whole genome shotgun sequence genome contains:
- the LOC103704805 gene encoding putative methylesterase 14, chloroplastic isoform X1, with product MGNGLACMRIKDLRGGFGSQSKRNSSRRKMAAQEELLLRQALSTASNRQHSQRFDGSMSRRTGSLSSRRRTLSDPFSNGKQVPIYLENIETRKFVLVHGEGFGAWCWYKTISLLEEVGLTAVALDLAGSGIDNTDINSITTMADYAKPLIDYLHGLPDDEKVILVGHSCGGAIISYALELHPKKISKAVFLSATMVLDGQRPFDAFAEQLGSAEIFMQESQSLLYGNGKDKPPTGLMLDKQQIKGLYFNHSPSKDIALALVSMRPIPLAPIMEKLSLTPENYGTVRRYFVQTIEDNMLSPDIQEKLVRENPPLGIFKIKGTDHCPFFSKPQSLNKILLEIAQLSW
- the LOC103704805 gene encoding putative methylesterase 14, chloroplastic isoform X2, which gives rise to MGNGLACMRIKDLRGGFGSQSKRNSSRRKMAAQEELLLRQALSTASNRQHSQRFDGSMSRRTGSLSSRRRTLSDPFSNGKQVPIYLENIETRKFVLVHGEGFGAWCWYKTISLLEEVGLTAVALDLAGSGIDNTDINSITTMADYAKPLIDYLHGLPDDEKVILVGHSCGGAIISYALELHPKKISKAVFLSATMLGSAEIFMQESQSLLYGNGKDKPPTGLMLDKQQIKGLYFNHSPSKDIALALVSMRPIPLAPIMEKLSLTPENYGTVRRYFVQTIEDNMLSPDIQEKLVRENPPLGIFKIKGTDHCPFFSKPQSLNKILLEIAQLSW
- the LOC103704805 gene encoding putative methylesterase 14, chloroplastic isoform X3; this translates as MAAQEELLLRQALSTASNRQHSQRFDGSMSRRTGSLSSRRRTLSDPFSNGKQVPIYLENIETRKFVLVHGEGFGAWCWYKTISLLEEVGLTAVALDLAGSGIDNTDINSITTMADYAKPLIDYLHGLPDDEKVILVGHSCGGAIISYALELHPKKISKAVFLSATMVLDGQRPFDAFAEQLGSAEIFMQESQSLLYGNGKDKPPTGLMLDKQQIKGLYFNHSPSKDIALALVSMRPIPLAPIMEKLSLTPENYGTVRRYFVQTIEDNMLSPDIQEKLVRENPPLGIFKIKGTDHCPFFSKPQSLNKILLEIAQLSW